A genomic region of Eriocheir sinensis breed Jianghai 21 chromosome 42, ASM2467909v1, whole genome shotgun sequence contains the following coding sequences:
- the LOC127010165 gene encoding uncharacterized protein LOC127010165 isoform X11 — MYFYSLNLTGGCWERLNLTGGCWEGLNLTGGCWERLNLTGGCWERLNLTGGCWEGLNLTGGCWERLNLTGGCWEGLNLTGGCWERLNLTGGCWERLKSHWWMLGKVESHWWMLGKVESHWWMLGKVESHWWMLGRVESHWWMLGKVESHWWMLGRVESHWWMLGKVESHWWMLGKVESHWWMLGKVESHWWMLGKVESHWWMLGKDESHWWKIYVLPLKVVMEENERSFDITKVILSPDQTRQLVLFFFFFSYFDSISLFPFSYISCFIYLYLFSFSFHLTYFLLIVIGSSVQKIAWIDRP, encoded by the exons ATGTATTTCTATTCCTTAAacctcactggtggatgctgggaaaggttgaatctcactggtggatgctgggaagggttgaatctcactggtggatgctgggaaaggttgaatctcactggtggatgctgggaaaggttgaatctcactggtggatgctgggaagggttgaatctcactggtggatgctgggaaaggttgaatctcactggtggatgctgggaagggttgaatctcactggtggatgctgggaaaggttgaatctcactggtggatgctgggaaaggttgaaatctcactggtggatgctgggaaaggttgaatctcactggtggatgctgggaaaggttgaatctcactggtggatgctgggaaaggttgaatctcactggtggatgctgggaagg gttgaatctcactggtggatgctgggaaaggttgaatctcactggtggatgctgggaagggttgaatctcactggtggatgctgggaaag gttgaatctcactggtggatgctgggaaaggttgaatctcactggtggatgctgggaaag gttgaatctcactggtggatgctgggaaaggttgaatctcactggtggatgctgggaaaggatgaatctcactggtggaaaATATACGTGTTACCCTTGAAAGTCGTgatggaagaaaacgaaagatctTTTGATATAACTAAAGTAATTTTGAGCCCAGACCAAACCAGACAActtgtactctttttttttttcttttcgtactTTGATTCTATTTCTCTGTTTCCATTCTCttatatttcttgttttatttatttatatttattttccttttcttttcatttaacttattttcttctgATCGTTATAGGAAGTTCAGTGCAGAAAATAGCTTGGATCGATAGGCCTTAG
- the LOC127010165 gene encoding uncharacterized protein LOC127010165 isoform X10, translating to MYFYSLNLTGGCWERLNLTGGCWEGLNLTGGCWERLNLTGGCWERLNLTGGCWEGLNLTGGCWERLNLTGGCWEGLNLTGGCWERLNLTGGCWERLKSHWWMLGKVESHWWMLGKVESHWWMLGKVESHWWMLGKVESHWWMLGKVESHWWMLGRVESHWWMLGKVESHWWMLGKVESHWWMLGKVESHWWMLGKVESHWWMLGKDESHWWKIYVLPLKVVMEENERSFDITKVILSPDQTRQLVLFFFFFSYFDSISLFPFSYISCFIYLYLFSFSFHLTYFLLIVIGSSVQKIAWIDRP from the exons ATGTATTTCTATTCCTTAAacctcactggtggatgctgggaaaggttgaatctcactggtggatgctgggaagggttgaatctcactggtggatgctgggaaaggttgaatctcactggtggatgctgggaaaggttgaatctcactggtggatgctgggaagggttgaatctcactggtggatgctgggaaaggttgaatctcactggtggatgctgggaagggttgaatctcactggtggatgctgggaaaggttgaatctcactggtggatgctgggaaaggttgaaatctcactggtggatgctgggaaaggttgaatctcactggtggatgctgggaaaggttgaatctcactggtggatgctgggaaag gttgaatctcactggtggatgctgggaaaggttgaatctcactggtggatgctgggaaaggttgaatctcactggtggatgctgggaagggttgaatctcactggtggatgctgggaaag gttgaatctcactggtggatgctgggaaaggttgaatctcactggtggatgctgggaaag gttgaatctcactggtggatgctgggaaaggttgaatctcactggtggatgctgggaaaggatgaatctcactggtggaaaATATACGTGTTACCCTTGAAAGTCGTgatggaagaaaacgaaagatctTTTGATATAACTAAAGTAATTTTGAGCCCAGACCAAACCAGACAActtgtactctttttttttttcttttcgtactTTGATTCTATTTCTCTGTTTCCATTCTCttatatttcttgttttatttatttatatttattttccttttcttttcatttaacttattttcttctgATCGTTATAGGAAGTTCAGTGCAGAAAATAGCTTGGATCGATAGGCCTTAG
- the LOC127010165 gene encoding uncharacterized protein LOC127010165 isoform X14: MLGKVESHWWMLGRVESHWWMLGKVESHWWMLGKVESHWWMLGRVESHWWMLGKVESHWWMLGRVESHWWMLGKVESHWWMLGKVESHWWMLGKVESHWWMLGKVESHWWMLGRVESHWWMLGKVESHWWMLGKVESHWWMLGKVESHWWMLGRVESHWWMLGKVESHWWMLGKVESHWWMLGKVESHWWMLGKVESHWWMLGKDESHWWKIYVLPLKVVMEENERSFDITKVILSPDQTRQLVLFFFFFSYFDSISLFPFSYISCFIYLYLFSFSFHLTYFLLIVIGSSVQKIAWIDRP; this comes from the exons atgctgggaaaggttgaatctcactggtggatgctgggaagggttgaatctcactggtggatgctgggaaaggttgaatctcactggtggatgctgggaaaggttgaatctcactggtggatgctgggaagggttgaatctcactggtggatgctgggaaaggttgaatctcactggtggatgctgggaagggttgaatctcactggtggatgctgggaaaggttgaatctcactggtggatgctgggaaag gttgaatctcactggtggatgctgggaaaggttgaatctcactggtggatgctgggaaaggttgaatctcactggtggatgctgggaagggttgaatctcactggtggatgctgggaaaggttgaatctcactggtggatgctgggaaaggttgaatctcactggtggatgctgggaaaggttgaatctcactggtggatgctgggaagggttgaatctcactggtggatgctgggaaag gttgaatctcactggtggatgctgggaaaggttgaatctcactggtggatgctgggaaag gttgaatctcactggtggatgctgggaaaggttgaatctcactggtggatgctgggaaaggatgaatctcactggtggaaaATATACGTGTTACCCTTGAAAGTCGTgatggaagaaaacgaaagatctTTTGATATAACTAAAGTAATTTTGAGCCCAGACCAAACCAGACAActtgtactctttttttttttcttttcgtactTTGATTCTATTTCTCTGTTTCCATTCTCttatatttcttgttttatttatttatatttattttccttttcttttcatttaacttattttcttctgATCGTTATAGGAAGTTCAGTGCAGAAAATAGCTTGGATCGATAGGCCTTAG